One window of Carcharodon carcharias isolate sCarCar2 chromosome 25, sCarCar2.pri, whole genome shotgun sequence genomic DNA carries:
- the LOC121269668 gene encoding histone H4-like: MSGRGKGAKGLGKGGAKRHRKVLRDNIQGITKPAIRRLARRGGVKRISGLIYEETRGVLKVFLENVIRDAVTYTEHAKRKTVTAMDVVYALKRQGRTLYGFGG; encoded by the coding sequence ATGTCTGGCAGAGGGAAAGGAGCCAAAGGTCTGGGGAAAGGCGGAGCGAAGCGGCACCGCAAAGTGCTTCGCGATAACATCCAGGGCATCACCAAACCGGCCATCCGCCGCCTGGCTCGCCGTGGCGGTGTCAAGCGCATTTCGGGCCTGATCTACGAGGAGACCCGCGGGGTGCTGAAGGTTTTCCTGGAGAATGTGATCAGGGATGCGGTCACCTACACCGAGCACGCCAAGCGGAAGACGGTCACCGCCATGGATGTGGTGTACGCTCTGAAACGCCAGGGCCGCACTCTCTACGGATTCGGCGGCTGA